From a single Eleginops maclovinus isolate JMC-PN-2008 ecotype Puerto Natales chromosome 20, JC_Emac_rtc_rv5, whole genome shotgun sequence genomic region:
- the zbtb40 gene encoding zinc finger and BTB domain-containing protein 40 isoform X4, whose translation MVSSQEFGCLLDMVYTGKLPLGKHNVSRIVAAADSLQMFDVAVGFKNVLTSLVNQQTLLQSTHTPSLPVINKVQNTEGSASPNKEDTSSDKTELQAPQRKRESQGDGEAAEEPACKRSCVENSEAEEAKPSAVEENNPTAAQQSCGPAAGVLEHSSELVELLSNMPSVLELLSQAAQGGLAEQERQLVCECCEEADPRSVLEKLLSRVRDEQLSEAGLLTLLLTLQQQAPSSFPCPLLPLLEEAQKRLPAGRELLDSEKQNSSTGEEKQEEEDKKEESEEDEKVIDAATDPSSPSKPYSCRWCKRGFAYKCRMLAHVKRCPASQEEEQQCPQCPKKLANQRALQQHRAEAHRSTSRLKKKVSCDLCGRSFAHPSGMLYHKRTEHFEEKPFACEECGAKFGANSSLKNHMRLHTGEKPYCCKHCHMSFSVAAALAYHTKKKHSEGKMYVCQYCKAVFAQSIELTRHVRTHTGDRPYVCRECGKGYSQASGLTVHLHTFHNLSEPHDCQKCCLSFSSLEEHRQHFQEHHPKEFHKCPTCDKVFTSAALLDKHKGTHTGSKPFSCELCNKSYQQLSGLWYHNRTNHPDAFANHTRQLKTLCQCDVCFKFFPNAASVAKHQAAEHQGSSAAVLTCPYCPAVLGGEEELQEHISSQHVEAVSCPLCSLLCCTQMELQEHVLSCHMEEQEEQEEQEASGSHTVTAADLAGHEGAESEAQQVFVALAGGREGAAEVEVNMYDLLNSSVTFICEDKPAAPVS comes from the exons ATGGTCTCCTCGCAGGAGTTCGGCTGCCTGCTGGACATGGTCTACACCGGCAAGCTGCCTCTGGGCAAACACAACGTGAGCCGCATCGTGGCAGCTGCTGACAGCCTGCAGATGTTCGACGTGGCCGTTGGCTTCAAAAATGTCCTCACTAGTCTGGTAAACCAGCAAACTCTGCTCCAATCGACACACACCCCCAGCCTCCCGGTGATAAACAAAGTCCAGAACACTGAAGGTTCCGCTTCCCCCAACAAGGAGGACACAAGTTCAGACAAGACGGAGCTTCAGGCTccgcagaggaagagagagagtcagggtgaCGGTGAAGCTGCAGAGGAGCCGGCGTGCAAAAGGAGCTGTGTGGAGAACTCAG AAGCTGAAGAAGCCAAACCCTCAGCAGTGGAGGAAAACAACCCGACAGCAGCACAGCAGTCTTGCGGGCCAGCAGCTGGAGTTCTGGAACATTCCTCTGAGCTGGTGGAGCTCCTCAGCAACATGCCGTCTGTCCTGGAGCTGCTGAGCCAGGCAGCACAGGGAGGCCTGGCTGAGCAGGAGAGACAG CtggtgtgtgagtgctgtgAGGAGGCAGATCCCCGCTCAGTGCTGGAGAAGCTGCTGAGCCGAGTGAGGGATGAGCAGCTGAGCGAGGCTGGGCTCCTCACCCTGCTCCTCACCCTGCAGCAACAagctccctcctccttcccctgCCCCCTGCTCCCCCTGCTGGAAGAGGCACAGAAGAGGCTCCCTGCAGGCAGAGAACTGT TGGACTCAGAAAAGCAGAACAGCAGCACTGGTGAAgaaaagcaggaggaagaggacaaaAAAGAGGAGTCAGAAGAGGACGAGAAAGTCATTGATGCTGCGACAGACCCCTCTTCCCCCTCCAAGCCCTACTCCTGTCGCTGGTGTAAGAGGGGCTTTGCCTACAAGTGTCGGATGCTGGCCCATGTGAAGCGCTGCCCCGCCTcccaggaggaggagcagcagtgcCCGCAGTGCCCCAAGAAATTGGCCAACCAGCGGGCCCTGCAGCAGCACCGCGCAGAGGCCCACCGCAGCACCAGCCGGCTCAAGAAGAAGGTGTCATGTGACCTCTGCGGGAGGTCCTTCGCCCACCCATCAG GCATGCTTTACCACAAACGCACCGAGCACTTTGAAGAGAAACCGTTCGCCTGTGAGGAATGCGGAGCAAAGTTCGGCGCCAACTCTTCTCTGAAGAATCACATGAGGCTGCACACCGGAGAGAAGCCGTACTGCTGCAAACACTGCCACATGAGCTTCAGCGTGGCTGCCGCACTCGCATACCACACCAAGAAGAAACACTCTGAgg GGAAGATGTATGTGTGTCAGTACTGTAAGGCCGTCTTCGCCCAGTCCATCGAGCTGACTCGccatgtgcgcacacacaccgGTGATCGGCCGTACGTGTGCCGAGAGTGTGGCAAAGGTTACAGCCAGGCCAGCGGACTCACCGTGCACCTGCACACCTTCCACA ATCTGTCGGAACCTCATGACTGTCAGAAGTGCTGCCTCAGCTTCTCCTCTCTGGAGGAGCACCGGCAGCACTTCCAGGAGCACCACCCCAAGGAGTTCCACAAGTGCCCCACCTGCGACAAGGTGTTCACCAGCGCCGCCCTGCTGGACAAACAcaagggcacacacacagggagcaAGCCCTTCAGCTGCGAGCTCTGCAACAAGTCTTACCAG CAACTGTCTGGCCTCTGGTACCACAATAGGACCAACCACCCTGACGCGTTTGCTAACCACACTCGGCAGCTCAAGACCCTGTGCCAGTGTGACGTCTGCTTCAAGTTCTTCCCCAACGCTGCCAGTGTGGCCAAACATCAGGCGGCCGAGCACCagg GCTCCTCGGCTGCAGTGCTGACCTGTCCCTACTGCCCCGCTGTGctggggggggaggaggagctgcaggagcacATCAGCAGCCAGCACGTGGAGGCGGTCAGCTGCCCCTTGTGCTCCCTGCTCTGCTGCACCCAGATGGAGCTGCAGGAGCACGTGCTCTCCTGCCAcatggaggagcaggaggagcaggaggagcaggaggcaTCCGGCTCCCACACT GTGACTGCAGCAGATCTAGCAGGACATGAAGGGGCGGAGTCAGAGGCCCAGCAGGTGTTTGTGGCTCTggcaggaggcagagagggcGCAGCGGAGGTGGAAGTCAACATGTATGACCTGCTCAACAGCTCCGTCACATTCATCTGTGAGGACAAGCCGGCGGCGCCGGTCTCCTGA
- the zbtb40 gene encoding zinc finger and BTB domain-containing protein 40 isoform X2, giving the protein MGEGKDSTDCSLRVGGAQPLYGECCSCIPIKQWNLSKMMELPNYSSQLMQQLWALRREGHLCDCTILVGDSPHRAHKLVLAASSMLFRSLLEGSDTISIDTAMVSSQEFGCLLDMVYTGKLPLGKHNVSRIVAAADSLQMFDVAVGFKNVLTSLVNQQTLLQSTHTPSLPVINKVQNTEGSASPNKEDTSSDKTELQAPQRKRESQGDGEAAEEPACKRSCVENSAEEAKPSAVEENNPTAAQQSCGPAAGVLEHSSELVELLSNMPSVLELLSQAAQGGLAEQERQLVCECCEEADPRSVLEKLLSRVRDEQLSEAGLLTLLLTLQQQAPSSFPCPLLPLLEEAQKRLPAGRELLDSEKQNSSTGEEKQEEEDKKEESEEDEKVIDAATDPSSPSKPYSCRWCKRGFAYKCRMLAHVKRCPASQEEEQQCPQCPKKLANQRALQQHRAEAHRSTSRLKKKVSCDLCGRSFAHPSGMLYHKRTEHFEEKPFACEECGAKFGANSSLKNHMRLHTGEKPYCCKHCHMSFSVAAALAYHTKKKHSEGKMYVCQYCKAVFAQSIELTRHVRTHTGDRPYVCRECGKGYSQASGLTVHLHTFHNLSEPHDCQKCCLSFSSLEEHRQHFQEHHPKEFHKCPTCDKVFTSAALLDKHKGTHTGSKPFSCELCNKSYQQLSGLWYHNRTNHPDAFANHTRQLKTLCQCDVCFKFFPNAASVAKHQAAEHQGSSAAVLTCPYCPAVLGGEEELQEHISSQHVEAVSCPLCSLLCCTQMELQEHVLSCHMEEQEEQEEQEASGSHTVTAADLAGHEGAESEAQQVFVALAGGREGAAEVEVNMYDLLNSSVTFICEDKPAAPVS; this is encoded by the exons AAAACAGTGGAACCTCAGCAAAATGATGGAGCTACCCAACTACAGCAGCCAGCTGATGCAGCAGCTGTGGGCCCTGAGGAGGGAGGGCCACCTGTGTGACTGCACCATACTGGTGGGGGACAGCCCCCACCGCGCTCATAAACTGGTACTGGCTGCCTCCAGCATGCTCTTCAG GTCTCTCCTGGAGGGCTCCGACACCATCTCCATCGACACGGCCATGGTCTCCTCGCAGGAGTTCGGCTGCCTGCTGGACATGGTCTACACCGGCAAGCTGCCTCTGGGCAAACACAACGTGAGCCGCATCGTGGCAGCTGCTGACAGCCTGCAGATGTTCGACGTGGCCGTTGGCTTCAAAAATGTCCTCACTAGTCTGGTAAACCAGCAAACTCTGCTCCAATCGACACACACCCCCAGCCTCCCGGTGATAAACAAAGTCCAGAACACTGAAGGTTCCGCTTCCCCCAACAAGGAGGACACAAGTTCAGACAAGACGGAGCTTCAGGCTccgcagaggaagagagagagtcagggtgaCGGTGAAGCTGCAGAGGAGCCGGCGTGCAAAAGGAGCTGTGTGGAGAACTCAG CTGAAGAAGCCAAACCCTCAGCAGTGGAGGAAAACAACCCGACAGCAGCACAGCAGTCTTGCGGGCCAGCAGCTGGAGTTCTGGAACATTCCTCTGAGCTGGTGGAGCTCCTCAGCAACATGCCGTCTGTCCTGGAGCTGCTGAGCCAGGCAGCACAGGGAGGCCTGGCTGAGCAGGAGAGACAG CtggtgtgtgagtgctgtgAGGAGGCAGATCCCCGCTCAGTGCTGGAGAAGCTGCTGAGCCGAGTGAGGGATGAGCAGCTGAGCGAGGCTGGGCTCCTCACCCTGCTCCTCACCCTGCAGCAACAagctccctcctccttcccctgCCCCCTGCTCCCCCTGCTGGAAGAGGCACAGAAGAGGCTCCCTGCAGGCAGAGAACTGT TGGACTCAGAAAAGCAGAACAGCAGCACTGGTGAAgaaaagcaggaggaagaggacaaaAAAGAGGAGTCAGAAGAGGACGAGAAAGTCATTGATGCTGCGACAGACCCCTCTTCCCCCTCCAAGCCCTACTCCTGTCGCTGGTGTAAGAGGGGCTTTGCCTACAAGTGTCGGATGCTGGCCCATGTGAAGCGCTGCCCCGCCTcccaggaggaggagcagcagtgcCCGCAGTGCCCCAAGAAATTGGCCAACCAGCGGGCCCTGCAGCAGCACCGCGCAGAGGCCCACCGCAGCACCAGCCGGCTCAAGAAGAAGGTGTCATGTGACCTCTGCGGGAGGTCCTTCGCCCACCCATCAG GCATGCTTTACCACAAACGCACCGAGCACTTTGAAGAGAAACCGTTCGCCTGTGAGGAATGCGGAGCAAAGTTCGGCGCCAACTCTTCTCTGAAGAATCACATGAGGCTGCACACCGGAGAGAAGCCGTACTGCTGCAAACACTGCCACATGAGCTTCAGCGTGGCTGCCGCACTCGCATACCACACCAAGAAGAAACACTCTGAgg GGAAGATGTATGTGTGTCAGTACTGTAAGGCCGTCTTCGCCCAGTCCATCGAGCTGACTCGccatgtgcgcacacacaccgGTGATCGGCCGTACGTGTGCCGAGAGTGTGGCAAAGGTTACAGCCAGGCCAGCGGACTCACCGTGCACCTGCACACCTTCCACA ATCTGTCGGAACCTCATGACTGTCAGAAGTGCTGCCTCAGCTTCTCCTCTCTGGAGGAGCACCGGCAGCACTTCCAGGAGCACCACCCCAAGGAGTTCCACAAGTGCCCCACCTGCGACAAGGTGTTCACCAGCGCCGCCCTGCTGGACAAACAcaagggcacacacacagggagcaAGCCCTTCAGCTGCGAGCTCTGCAACAAGTCTTACCAG CAACTGTCTGGCCTCTGGTACCACAATAGGACCAACCACCCTGACGCGTTTGCTAACCACACTCGGCAGCTCAAGACCCTGTGCCAGTGTGACGTCTGCTTCAAGTTCTTCCCCAACGCTGCCAGTGTGGCCAAACATCAGGCGGCCGAGCACCagg GCTCCTCGGCTGCAGTGCTGACCTGTCCCTACTGCCCCGCTGTGctggggggggaggaggagctgcaggagcacATCAGCAGCCAGCACGTGGAGGCGGTCAGCTGCCCCTTGTGCTCCCTGCTCTGCTGCACCCAGATGGAGCTGCAGGAGCACGTGCTCTCCTGCCAcatggaggagcaggaggagcaggaggagcaggaggcaTCCGGCTCCCACACT GTGACTGCAGCAGATCTAGCAGGACATGAAGGGGCGGAGTCAGAGGCCCAGCAGGTGTTTGTGGCTCTggcaggaggcagagagggcGCAGCGGAGGTGGAAGTCAACATGTATGACCTGCTCAACAGCTCCGTCACATTCATCTGTGAGGACAAGCCGGCGGCGCCGGTCTCCTGA
- the zbtb40 gene encoding zinc finger and BTB domain-containing protein 40 isoform X3, with amino-acid sequence MMELPNYSSQLMQQLWALRREGHLCDCTILVGDSPHRAHKLVLAASSMLFRSLLEGSDTISIDTAMVSSQEFGCLLDMVYTGKLPLGKHNVSRIVAAADSLQMFDVAVGFKNVLTSLVNQQTLLQSTHTPSLPVINKVQNTEGSASPNKEDTSSDKTELQAPQRKRESQGDGEAAEEPACKRSCVENSEAEEAKPSAVEENNPTAAQQSCGPAAGVLEHSSELVELLSNMPSVLELLSQAAQGGLAEQERQLVCECCEEADPRSVLEKLLSRVRDEQLSEAGLLTLLLTLQQQAPSSFPCPLLPLLEEAQKRLPAGRELLDSEKQNSSTGEEKQEEEDKKEESEEDEKVIDAATDPSSPSKPYSCRWCKRGFAYKCRMLAHVKRCPASQEEEQQCPQCPKKLANQRALQQHRAEAHRSTSRLKKKVSCDLCGRSFAHPSGMLYHKRTEHFEEKPFACEECGAKFGANSSLKNHMRLHTGEKPYCCKHCHMSFSVAAALAYHTKKKHSEGKMYVCQYCKAVFAQSIELTRHVRTHTGDRPYVCRECGKGYSQASGLTVHLHTFHNLSEPHDCQKCCLSFSSLEEHRQHFQEHHPKEFHKCPTCDKVFTSAALLDKHKGTHTGSKPFSCELCNKSYQQLSGLWYHNRTNHPDAFANHTRQLKTLCQCDVCFKFFPNAASVAKHQAAEHQGSSAAVLTCPYCPAVLGGEEELQEHISSQHVEAVSCPLCSLLCCTQMELQEHVLSCHMEEQEEQEEQEASGSHTVTAADLAGHEGAESEAQQVFVALAGGREGAAEVEVNMYDLLNSSVTFICEDKPAAPVS; translated from the exons ATGATGGAGCTACCCAACTACAGCAGCCAGCTGATGCAGCAGCTGTGGGCCCTGAGGAGGGAGGGCCACCTGTGTGACTGCACCATACTGGTGGGGGACAGCCCCCACCGCGCTCATAAACTGGTACTGGCTGCCTCCAGCATGCTCTTCAG GTCTCTCCTGGAGGGCTCCGACACCATCTCCATCGACACGGCCATGGTCTCCTCGCAGGAGTTCGGCTGCCTGCTGGACATGGTCTACACCGGCAAGCTGCCTCTGGGCAAACACAACGTGAGCCGCATCGTGGCAGCTGCTGACAGCCTGCAGATGTTCGACGTGGCCGTTGGCTTCAAAAATGTCCTCACTAGTCTGGTAAACCAGCAAACTCTGCTCCAATCGACACACACCCCCAGCCTCCCGGTGATAAACAAAGTCCAGAACACTGAAGGTTCCGCTTCCCCCAACAAGGAGGACACAAGTTCAGACAAGACGGAGCTTCAGGCTccgcagaggaagagagagagtcagggtgaCGGTGAAGCTGCAGAGGAGCCGGCGTGCAAAAGGAGCTGTGTGGAGAACTCAG AAGCTGAAGAAGCCAAACCCTCAGCAGTGGAGGAAAACAACCCGACAGCAGCACAGCAGTCTTGCGGGCCAGCAGCTGGAGTTCTGGAACATTCCTCTGAGCTGGTGGAGCTCCTCAGCAACATGCCGTCTGTCCTGGAGCTGCTGAGCCAGGCAGCACAGGGAGGCCTGGCTGAGCAGGAGAGACAG CtggtgtgtgagtgctgtgAGGAGGCAGATCCCCGCTCAGTGCTGGAGAAGCTGCTGAGCCGAGTGAGGGATGAGCAGCTGAGCGAGGCTGGGCTCCTCACCCTGCTCCTCACCCTGCAGCAACAagctccctcctccttcccctgCCCCCTGCTCCCCCTGCTGGAAGAGGCACAGAAGAGGCTCCCTGCAGGCAGAGAACTGT TGGACTCAGAAAAGCAGAACAGCAGCACTGGTGAAgaaaagcaggaggaagaggacaaaAAAGAGGAGTCAGAAGAGGACGAGAAAGTCATTGATGCTGCGACAGACCCCTCTTCCCCCTCCAAGCCCTACTCCTGTCGCTGGTGTAAGAGGGGCTTTGCCTACAAGTGTCGGATGCTGGCCCATGTGAAGCGCTGCCCCGCCTcccaggaggaggagcagcagtgcCCGCAGTGCCCCAAGAAATTGGCCAACCAGCGGGCCCTGCAGCAGCACCGCGCAGAGGCCCACCGCAGCACCAGCCGGCTCAAGAAGAAGGTGTCATGTGACCTCTGCGGGAGGTCCTTCGCCCACCCATCAG GCATGCTTTACCACAAACGCACCGAGCACTTTGAAGAGAAACCGTTCGCCTGTGAGGAATGCGGAGCAAAGTTCGGCGCCAACTCTTCTCTGAAGAATCACATGAGGCTGCACACCGGAGAGAAGCCGTACTGCTGCAAACACTGCCACATGAGCTTCAGCGTGGCTGCCGCACTCGCATACCACACCAAGAAGAAACACTCTGAgg GGAAGATGTATGTGTGTCAGTACTGTAAGGCCGTCTTCGCCCAGTCCATCGAGCTGACTCGccatgtgcgcacacacaccgGTGATCGGCCGTACGTGTGCCGAGAGTGTGGCAAAGGTTACAGCCAGGCCAGCGGACTCACCGTGCACCTGCACACCTTCCACA ATCTGTCGGAACCTCATGACTGTCAGAAGTGCTGCCTCAGCTTCTCCTCTCTGGAGGAGCACCGGCAGCACTTCCAGGAGCACCACCCCAAGGAGTTCCACAAGTGCCCCACCTGCGACAAGGTGTTCACCAGCGCCGCCCTGCTGGACAAACAcaagggcacacacacagggagcaAGCCCTTCAGCTGCGAGCTCTGCAACAAGTCTTACCAG CAACTGTCTGGCCTCTGGTACCACAATAGGACCAACCACCCTGACGCGTTTGCTAACCACACTCGGCAGCTCAAGACCCTGTGCCAGTGTGACGTCTGCTTCAAGTTCTTCCCCAACGCTGCCAGTGTGGCCAAACATCAGGCGGCCGAGCACCagg GCTCCTCGGCTGCAGTGCTGACCTGTCCCTACTGCCCCGCTGTGctggggggggaggaggagctgcaggagcacATCAGCAGCCAGCACGTGGAGGCGGTCAGCTGCCCCTTGTGCTCCCTGCTCTGCTGCACCCAGATGGAGCTGCAGGAGCACGTGCTCTCCTGCCAcatggaggagcaggaggagcaggaggagcaggaggcaTCCGGCTCCCACACT GTGACTGCAGCAGATCTAGCAGGACATGAAGGGGCGGAGTCAGAGGCCCAGCAGGTGTTTGTGGCTCTggcaggaggcagagagggcGCAGCGGAGGTGGAAGTCAACATGTATGACCTGCTCAACAGCTCCGTCACATTCATCTGTGAGGACAAGCCGGCGGCGCCGGTCTCCTGA
- the zbtb40 gene encoding zinc finger and BTB domain-containing protein 40 isoform X1 produces MGEGKDSTDCSLRVGGAQPLYGECCSCIPIKQWNLSKMMELPNYSSQLMQQLWALRREGHLCDCTILVGDSPHRAHKLVLAASSMLFRSLLEGSDTISIDTAMVSSQEFGCLLDMVYTGKLPLGKHNVSRIVAAADSLQMFDVAVGFKNVLTSLVNQQTLLQSTHTPSLPVINKVQNTEGSASPNKEDTSSDKTELQAPQRKRESQGDGEAAEEPACKRSCVENSEAEEAKPSAVEENNPTAAQQSCGPAAGVLEHSSELVELLSNMPSVLELLSQAAQGGLAEQERQLVCECCEEADPRSVLEKLLSRVRDEQLSEAGLLTLLLTLQQQAPSSFPCPLLPLLEEAQKRLPAGRELLDSEKQNSSTGEEKQEEEDKKEESEEDEKVIDAATDPSSPSKPYSCRWCKRGFAYKCRMLAHVKRCPASQEEEQQCPQCPKKLANQRALQQHRAEAHRSTSRLKKKVSCDLCGRSFAHPSGMLYHKRTEHFEEKPFACEECGAKFGANSSLKNHMRLHTGEKPYCCKHCHMSFSVAAALAYHTKKKHSEGKMYVCQYCKAVFAQSIELTRHVRTHTGDRPYVCRECGKGYSQASGLTVHLHTFHNLSEPHDCQKCCLSFSSLEEHRQHFQEHHPKEFHKCPTCDKVFTSAALLDKHKGTHTGSKPFSCELCNKSYQQLSGLWYHNRTNHPDAFANHTRQLKTLCQCDVCFKFFPNAASVAKHQAAEHQGSSAAVLTCPYCPAVLGGEEELQEHISSQHVEAVSCPLCSLLCCTQMELQEHVLSCHMEEQEEQEEQEASGSHTVTAADLAGHEGAESEAQQVFVALAGGREGAAEVEVNMYDLLNSSVTFICEDKPAAPVS; encoded by the exons AAAACAGTGGAACCTCAGCAAAATGATGGAGCTACCCAACTACAGCAGCCAGCTGATGCAGCAGCTGTGGGCCCTGAGGAGGGAGGGCCACCTGTGTGACTGCACCATACTGGTGGGGGACAGCCCCCACCGCGCTCATAAACTGGTACTGGCTGCCTCCAGCATGCTCTTCAG GTCTCTCCTGGAGGGCTCCGACACCATCTCCATCGACACGGCCATGGTCTCCTCGCAGGAGTTCGGCTGCCTGCTGGACATGGTCTACACCGGCAAGCTGCCTCTGGGCAAACACAACGTGAGCCGCATCGTGGCAGCTGCTGACAGCCTGCAGATGTTCGACGTGGCCGTTGGCTTCAAAAATGTCCTCACTAGTCTGGTAAACCAGCAAACTCTGCTCCAATCGACACACACCCCCAGCCTCCCGGTGATAAACAAAGTCCAGAACACTGAAGGTTCCGCTTCCCCCAACAAGGAGGACACAAGTTCAGACAAGACGGAGCTTCAGGCTccgcagaggaagagagagagtcagggtgaCGGTGAAGCTGCAGAGGAGCCGGCGTGCAAAAGGAGCTGTGTGGAGAACTCAG AAGCTGAAGAAGCCAAACCCTCAGCAGTGGAGGAAAACAACCCGACAGCAGCACAGCAGTCTTGCGGGCCAGCAGCTGGAGTTCTGGAACATTCCTCTGAGCTGGTGGAGCTCCTCAGCAACATGCCGTCTGTCCTGGAGCTGCTGAGCCAGGCAGCACAGGGAGGCCTGGCTGAGCAGGAGAGACAG CtggtgtgtgagtgctgtgAGGAGGCAGATCCCCGCTCAGTGCTGGAGAAGCTGCTGAGCCGAGTGAGGGATGAGCAGCTGAGCGAGGCTGGGCTCCTCACCCTGCTCCTCACCCTGCAGCAACAagctccctcctccttcccctgCCCCCTGCTCCCCCTGCTGGAAGAGGCACAGAAGAGGCTCCCTGCAGGCAGAGAACTGT TGGACTCAGAAAAGCAGAACAGCAGCACTGGTGAAgaaaagcaggaggaagaggacaaaAAAGAGGAGTCAGAAGAGGACGAGAAAGTCATTGATGCTGCGACAGACCCCTCTTCCCCCTCCAAGCCCTACTCCTGTCGCTGGTGTAAGAGGGGCTTTGCCTACAAGTGTCGGATGCTGGCCCATGTGAAGCGCTGCCCCGCCTcccaggaggaggagcagcagtgcCCGCAGTGCCCCAAGAAATTGGCCAACCAGCGGGCCCTGCAGCAGCACCGCGCAGAGGCCCACCGCAGCACCAGCCGGCTCAAGAAGAAGGTGTCATGTGACCTCTGCGGGAGGTCCTTCGCCCACCCATCAG GCATGCTTTACCACAAACGCACCGAGCACTTTGAAGAGAAACCGTTCGCCTGTGAGGAATGCGGAGCAAAGTTCGGCGCCAACTCTTCTCTGAAGAATCACATGAGGCTGCACACCGGAGAGAAGCCGTACTGCTGCAAACACTGCCACATGAGCTTCAGCGTGGCTGCCGCACTCGCATACCACACCAAGAAGAAACACTCTGAgg GGAAGATGTATGTGTGTCAGTACTGTAAGGCCGTCTTCGCCCAGTCCATCGAGCTGACTCGccatgtgcgcacacacaccgGTGATCGGCCGTACGTGTGCCGAGAGTGTGGCAAAGGTTACAGCCAGGCCAGCGGACTCACCGTGCACCTGCACACCTTCCACA ATCTGTCGGAACCTCATGACTGTCAGAAGTGCTGCCTCAGCTTCTCCTCTCTGGAGGAGCACCGGCAGCACTTCCAGGAGCACCACCCCAAGGAGTTCCACAAGTGCCCCACCTGCGACAAGGTGTTCACCAGCGCCGCCCTGCTGGACAAACAcaagggcacacacacagggagcaAGCCCTTCAGCTGCGAGCTCTGCAACAAGTCTTACCAG CAACTGTCTGGCCTCTGGTACCACAATAGGACCAACCACCCTGACGCGTTTGCTAACCACACTCGGCAGCTCAAGACCCTGTGCCAGTGTGACGTCTGCTTCAAGTTCTTCCCCAACGCTGCCAGTGTGGCCAAACATCAGGCGGCCGAGCACCagg GCTCCTCGGCTGCAGTGCTGACCTGTCCCTACTGCCCCGCTGTGctggggggggaggaggagctgcaggagcacATCAGCAGCCAGCACGTGGAGGCGGTCAGCTGCCCCTTGTGCTCCCTGCTCTGCTGCACCCAGATGGAGCTGCAGGAGCACGTGCTCTCCTGCCAcatggaggagcaggaggagcaggaggagcaggaggcaTCCGGCTCCCACACT GTGACTGCAGCAGATCTAGCAGGACATGAAGGGGCGGAGTCAGAGGCCCAGCAGGTGTTTGTGGCTCTggcaggaggcagagagggcGCAGCGGAGGTGGAAGTCAACATGTATGACCTGCTCAACAGCTCCGTCACATTCATCTGTGAGGACAAGCCGGCGGCGCCGGTCTCCTGA